Sequence from the Candidatus Binatia bacterium genome:
GCGGTATCCTTCGGGTTCAGTGCGTAGGCGGCCTCGAACTGCGCGCGAGCGTCGTCGTAATGCTGCTCGGCCGCGTAGACGCTGCCGAGCGTCATCAGCGCGCCGGCATCGTTCTTGTTGAACGTCACCGCGCGCTTCGCGATGCGCTCGGCGTCGTTGAACCGGCTCTGACGAATGTAGACGTCGGCGAGCTGCGCCAGGATGCCGAGGTTCGTGGGATCGAGGTTCGAGGCTTGTTCCAGATCGTAGGTGGCCGCCGGCATGTTGCCGAGCTGCTGGTATGCAAATCCGTCGTAGTAATAGACCTGCGCCGTCTTGTCGCCCATCTGCAGCAGGTGCTGCGTGTACTGCAGCGTGATATCCGGGCGGCCGACCTGCAGATACTCGGCGGCGAGCTGCGCCATTGCGATCTGATCGCTGGGGTTCGCCTTCAGCCGCGCGACGAGCCGCGGAATCGCGACGCTCGGCGGCTCGGGGCTCGCGGTCGGCAGCGCCGACGGCGACGGCGACGGGCTCGGCGTTCCCGACGGTTTCTTCGCTTGCGCGTTCGGCGTCGTCGCTGCGACCCCGATGATGCCGGCTAGAATGATGAGTGCGATAAGTGCGAGTCGTTTCAAGAGTGGTTTCCTTTAGCTTCCTCTATCAGTTTCGTCAGTTCCGGCACGATGCGGAAGGCATCGCCCACGACGAGCATATCGGAAAACTCGGCGATCGGAGCCGAGCCGTCCTTATTGATGGCGACGATCGTTCCCGAAGCGCGCATGCCGACCTTATGCTGGATCGCCCCAGAGATGCCGACCGCGACGTAGAGCTTCGGAGTGACCGTCTTTCCGGTCTGTCCGATCTGAAGATTGTACGGCACCCAGCCGGCGTCGGCTGCCGCCCGCGATGCGCCGACCGCGCCGCCCAGCGCTTGCGCCAGCGGCTTCAGGAGCGTGTCGAACGGCTCGGGTCCCCCGAGCCCGCGGCCGCCCGCGACGACGGCGGGTGCTTCCTCGAGCGCGAGTTCGCTCGCGCCCTCTTCGACGTCGCTCTCGATCGCAGCCGCATACGTCTTCGCCGGCTTCGCAAGCGCGATGATCTGCGCGGCCCCCGCGGCGGGCGCCGCCGCGAACGAGTTCGGACGAACCGTTGCGACGCCGTGCTCCGCAGGCAGCAGCGCACACTCGGTGACGAGCACGCCGCCGAGCTTCGGCGAGACGCAGACGACGGCGTCGCCCTCGACGCGAATCTCCACGACGTCGGCGACGATGCCGCTGCGCAGGCGAACCATCAAGCGTCCGGCCACGTCTCGTCCGGAGAGCGTGTTCGGAATGAGAACCAGCGACGGACCCGCCGATTCGACGGCGGCCTGGAGATAGTCAACGGCGGGATCGAGCAGAAACGCGTCCGCATCCGCGTCGTCGGTGACGTAGATCGTGTCGAGCGGATAGGATTTTAACGCCTCCGCGAGCGCGCTCGAACCCGCGCCGGCAACGACGGCGCAGGCCTTGCCGCCGAGCGCATCGGCGAGGCGGCGCGCCTCGCTTGCAAGTTCGAACGTAACCTTGCGCGTCTTGCCCTTGCGGTGCTCGACGTAGACGACGACGTTCTTCACGACGGACGCTCCATCTAGACGAGCTTCTTCTCACGGAGAAAATCGAAGATCGCCTTCGCGCCGGCGGCGCCGTCGCTCGCTTCGATCGTCACGCCTTTGCCGCGAGTGGGGGGCGGCGCGAAACTGCGAAGCTCGGTCTTCGACCCGCTCGCGCCGACCGGAAGGTCGAGCGCGAGATCCGCCAGCGAAGTCGCGGCGATCGTCTTTTTCTTCGCCCCCATGATGCCTTTGAGCGATGCGTAGCGCGGCTCGCCAAAGGTCAGCGCGGTCGTCAGCAGCGCCGGAAGCGGCGCGCGCACCGTTTGATATCCCGAGTCGGTCTCGCGCTCGACCTCCAAGCCGCCGCCCGCGATCTCGATCTTTCGCGCGTTCGTCACGCACGGCAATCCGAGATGCTCGGCGAGCGCACCCGGCACGGCGCCGGTGCTGCTGTCGTCGGTCAGCCCGCCGACGATGAGGAGATCGAAGTCGAGCTTTCGCAGGCCGGCCGCGATCGCGTAGGCGCTCGCCCAGACGTCGCTCCCCTCGAGGCCGGGGTCGCTGAGCACGACCGCATCGTCGGCGCCCATCGCGAGCGCCTTACGAAGCGTCTCGCGCAGCGGCTCCGGCGCCATCGAAAATACGGTCACTCGCGTATCGCCGCCGGAACGCTCCTTGAGCTGGAGCCCGGCCTCGAGCGCGTACTCGTCATAGGGATTGAGCACGGTCTCGACGCCGGTCCGCACCAAACGCTTCGTTTGAGCGTCGATACGTTTCTCGGCGTTCGGATCCGGAACGAGTTTAACCGTCACCACGATCTTCACGTGGTTATAGCGACCTCCGTCGGAAATCTGGGGTGATAATACGGAAGAACCGTGGGCTCTTGGTGGTCCCCATCCGGCAAACCTGCCGGACGCCTGCAGGGCGAGCCTCCGTGGATGAGAACCCGGTGAAAGTGCGTCGAGCCGGCGTCTCCTTGATTCTTTTCGTCCTTCTGGCGCCGTGCGCCGCGCGGGCGGCGACCGCGACGCTCGTGCTCGATGCCTCGCGTGCGGCGGATGGGATCATGAAGGTGAGCGAGCGGATTCCCGCGGCCGCCGGAGAGTTCACGGTCGTCTATCCGAAGTGGATCCCCGGCGAGCACGGCCCGACGGGCCCGCTCAACGACCTCGCCGCCCTGCGCATCTCCGCCGGCGGAGCCGATCTCGACTGGCGGCGGGATGCGGTCGACCTCTACGCGTTTCACGTCACGGTGCCGCCCGGGGCGCACGCAATCGACGCCCAGTTCGACGTCCTCATGAACGCGCCGGGCGACGTGATGTCGTCGCACTCGCTCGCGATCGTCAATTGGAATCGCGCGCTCCTCTATCAAGACGGAATAGACTCGCGCGAGTACTTCGTGAAGCCGTCGATCGTCTTGCCGCCGGGATGGGAGTACGCAACGGCGTTGCGCGGCGCAACGCGCAACGGCGACCGCGTGGACTTCGCGGTGACGTCGCTCGAGATGCTCGTCGACTCG
This genomic interval carries:
- a CDS encoding electron transfer flavoprotein subunit alpha/FixB family protein; the encoded protein is MKNVVVYVEHRKGKTRKVTFELASEARRLADALGGKACAVVAGAGSSALAEALKSYPLDTIYVTDDADADAFLLDPAVDYLQAAVESAGPSLVLIPNTLSGRDVAGRLMVRLRSGIVADVVEIRVEGDAVVCVSPKLGGVLVTECALLPAEHGVATVRPNSFAAAPAAGAAQIIALAKPAKTYAAAIESDVEEGASELALEEAPAVVAGGRGLGGPEPFDTLLKPLAQALGGAVGASRAAADAGWVPYNLQIGQTGKTVTPKLYVAVGISGAIQHKVGMRASGTIVAINKDGSAPIAEFSDMLVVGDAFRIVPELTKLIEEAKGNHS
- a CDS encoding electron transfer flavoprotein subunit beta/FixA family protein; the encoded protein is MKIVVTVKLVPDPNAEKRIDAQTKRLVRTGVETVLNPYDEYALEAGLQLKERSGGDTRVTVFSMAPEPLRETLRKALAMGADDAVVLSDPGLEGSDVWASAYAIAAGLRKLDFDLLIVGGLTDDSSTGAVPGALAEHLGLPCVTNARKIEIAGGGLEVERETDSGYQTVRAPLPALLTTALTFGEPRYASLKGIMGAKKKTIAATSLADLALDLPVGASGSKTELRSFAPPPTRGKGVTIEASDGAAGAKAIFDFLREKKLV